The following proteins come from a genomic window of Micromonas commoda chromosome 2, complete sequence:
- a CDS encoding predicted protein has translation MFYFYFKSRSATPSKDPVVLWMTGGPGCSSELAVFYENGPYHITPDLKLEVTEHGWDTVSNLVYVDQPINTGFSYSDDPADEVHDESVVAEDMLQFLAEFVQAHPELDGNDFFITGESYAGHYVPAVSYRVFRAAQTGEFTGLKLKGLAVGNGLTMPEIQYGAYADYALAHDMVGPVAAAAARTVYPACRAAIKKCGGGVAPDGPEPEPRSKKATCLTAVEICQTIPSGLMAVAGDVNIYDVHKKNAGPSFPYDFSDAEKFLNDPSVRAALGVGNRKWEMCSGKVHEDMMADWMRNLEPTIPPMLEGGVRVMIYAGENDFICNWLGNHRWVKAMEWSGKAGFNAAMPTPFVVDGTTGGDVTEDGLLSFVKMSESGHMVPMDQPRNAVEMLRRFISGEAIAGGEWNPPAIVTRSDAVRVGSRAGPRRAMPTA, from the coding sequence atgttCTACTTCTACTTCAAGTCCagatccgcgacgccctccaaGGACCCGGTGGTGCTGTGGATGACCGGCGGCCCCGGCTGCTCCAGCGAGCTGGCCGTCTTTTACGAGAACGGGCCGTACCACATCACCCCCGACCTCAAGCTCGAGGTGACCGAGCACGGCTGGGACACCGTCAGCAACCTCGTGTACGTCGACCAGCCCATCAACACCGGGTTCTCGTACAGCGACGACCCAGCCGACGAGGTCCACGAcgagtccgtcgtcgccgaggacatgCTCCAGTTCCTCGCCGAGTTTGTCCAAGCCCATCCCGAGTTGGACGGAAACGACTTTTTTATCACCGGAGAATCCTACGCGGGGCATTACGTCCCGGCGGTGTCCTACCGCGTGTTCCGCGCCGCCCAAACCGGCGAGTTTACCGGCTTAAAGCTCAAGGGCCTCGCGGTGGGTAACGGCCTGACGATGCCGGAGATTCAGTACGGGGCGTACGCCGATTACGCGCTTGCCCACGACATGGTgggccccgtcgccgccgccgccgcgaggacggtgTATCCGGCGTGCAGGGCGGCGATCAAGaagtgcggcggcggcgtcgcgcccgacgggcCGGAACCCGAGCCGCGTTCCAAGAAAGCGACGTGCTTGACCGCGGTGGAGATCTGCCAGACGATCCCGTCGGGCCTCATGGCtgtcgcgggcgacgtcaaCATCTACGACGTTCACAAGAAAAACGCCGGGCCGAGCTTCCCTTACGACTTTAGCGACGCGGAGAAGTTCCTGAACGATCCgtccgtccgcgccgcgctcggcgtcgggaaCCGTAAGTGGGAGATGTGCAGCGGCAAGGTTCACGAGGACATGATGGCCGATTGGATGCGCAACCTCGAACCCACGATCCCGCCGATGCTGGAGGGCGGCGTCAGGGTCATGATCTACGCGGGCGAGAACGATTTCATCTGCAACTGGCTGGGTAACCACCGGTGGGTCAAGGCGATGGAGTGGAGCGGCAAGGCTGGTTTCAACGCCGCGATGCCAACGCCGTTCGTCGTGGACGGaaccaccggcggcgacgtcacgGAAGACGGCTTGCTGTCGTTTGTCAAGATGTCCGAGTCGGGTCACATGGTCCCGATGGATCAGCCGCGCAACGCGGTCGAGATGCTGCGAAGGTTCATCAGCGGCGAGgccatcgccggcggggaGTGGAACCCCCCCGCGATTGTGACGAGATCTGACGCGGTGCGGGTGGGATCGCGCGccggcccccgccgcgcgatgccgaCCGCGTGA
- a CDS encoding predicted protein encodes MDRKAGQTPGKDVYADLRCTLEESVLGGKVKVSYPRRVICPTCDGKGRLPQTFIDCDKCENNCGLVTRECVATVTVPPGVASGATLRLKGEGDQGSPADGDLYVKVAAETVSKGGIIRRQGADLYTDVVVRYPKRGEDTSVRVRTVEGDWGTLKVSADAKIGSALRIGGRGAPTAPGETTRGDHFFVITKIAFDEDVVKASGADEGSEDGAN; translated from the coding sequence ATGGACCGCAAGGCCGGCCAGACCCCGGGGAAGGACGTGTACGCGGACCTGCGCTGCACCCTGGAGGAATCGGTGCTGGGCGGCAAGGTGAAGGTGTCCTATCCGCGGCGCGTCATCTGCCCCACGTGCGACGGCAAAGGTCGGCTCCCGCAGACGTTCATCGACTGCGACAAGTGCGAAAACAACTGCGGGCTCGTCACGAGAGagtgcgtcgcgacggtgacggtgccgcccggcgtcgcgtcgggtGCGACGCTGCGGCTCAAGGGGGAGGGCGATCAGGGATCGCCCGCCGACGGAGACCTCTACGtcaaggtggcggcggagacggtgaGCAAGGGCGGGATCATACGCAGGCAGGGCGCGGATCTGTACACGGACGTCGTGGTGCGATACCccaaacgcggcgaggacacCAGCGTCAGGGTGAGGACGGTGGAAGGGGACTGGGGTACGCTGAAAGTATCGGCGGATGCCAAGATTGGATCGGCGCTTCGCatcggcggccggggcgcgccgacggcgccgggcgaaACGACGCGGGGCGATCACTTCTTCGTCATCACCAAGATCGctttcgacgaggacgtcgtcaaggcgagcggcgcggacgagggatCGGAAGACGGTGCTAACTGA
- a CDS encoding predicted protein — MADAVQKELGLEVDWPGLKTALLTATTRLHDKLAVLKILDSTSPHWPGVVECNESVRVKASDIVDWGFTQANTIPPLKAQILKLDKELKLARSEISELNGVVESNAAEIEGLKEDLAVNIAGYDAEKAEKEERIRERDEANEQLEFLEGELEGVRAEETRLRAEVKSQGEELRDVTKNRDDLDDEVRRLKDLSNAREIEASKLRAQLSDLRQQHAVALSDAQRYMAEADRSRERVGTASAKASAAIEEAAKLRKWQDWAKASEVTALTGELEVVRQERDMLQRDLQARLAEMRRVTTQNEEHVKDLKACRADLFAREGRLGRVEAELAALQRSAQQVEVDLTVAKEQLERRKEELAKASMDNVKLRGQFESEKLRWQNTVNTIRATQQTEEEKTRNQHAREMEASRRDAQAAWRLAKELEQRVLQQAQLFANNRASLSSAMNDARKIMADVAPNSPLIAGRPVASKDRMEALQAQLASTTLERDALKREVVAQRTPTVVEAQPAAIAAAPAVRPNAAAAAVTATAVRKFQKAGQS, encoded by the exons ATGGCGGATGCGGTCCAGAAGGAGCTGGGCCTGGAGGTGGACTGGCCCGGTCTCAAGACCGCGCTCCTGACCGCCACCACCAGGCTCCACGACAAGCTCGCCGTGCTCAAG ATCCTCGACAGCACATCACCACACTGGCCGGGCGTGGTCGAGTGCAACGAGAGCGTCCGGGTCAAGGCCAGCGACATCGTCGACTGGGGCTTCACCCAGGCCAACACCATCCCGCCGCTCAAGGCGCAGATTCTGAAGCTCgacaaggagctcaagctcGCCAGGTCGGAGATCAGCGAGCTAAACGGCGTGGTGGAAtccaacgccgcggagatcgagGGTCTGAAGGAGGATCTCGCGGTGAACATCGCGGGTtacgacgcggagaaggcggagaaggaggagcgcATTCGGGAGCGGGACGAGGCCAACGAGCAGCTCGAGTTCCTCGAGGGagagctcgagggcgtccgcgccgaggagacgcGGCTGCGCGCGGAGGTTAAGAGCCAGGGCGAGGAGCTTCGCGACGTGACCAAGAACAGGGACgacctggacgacgaggtgcgcAGGCTCAAGGACCTCAGCAACGCGAGGGAGATCGAAGCGAGCAAGCTCCGAGCGCAGCTCTCGGACCTGCGACAGCagcacgcggtggcgctctcGGACGCGCAGAGGTACATGGCCGAGGCGGATAGGTCCAGGGAGCGCGTGGGCACCGCATCCGCGaaagcctccgccgcgatcgaggaggcggcgaagcttCGCAAGTGGCAGGATtgggcgaaggcgtcggagGTGACGGCGCTGACGGGTGAGCTGGAGGTGGTACGACAGGAGCGAGACATGCTGCAGCGAGACCTGCAggcgaggctggcggagATGCGACGCGTGACGACGCAGAACGAGGAGCACGTGAAGGATCTCAAGGCGTGCAGGGCGGACCTGTTCGCGCGAGAGGGCCGGTTGGGGCgggtcgaggcggagctAGCCGCGTTGCAGAGGTCGGCGCAGCAGGTGGAAGTGGACCTCACCGTCGCGAAAGAACAGTTGGAGCGAAGAAAAGAAGAACTCGCCAAGGCGAGCATGGACAACGTCAAGCTGCGCGGGCAGTTTGAGAGCGAGAAGCTCAGGTGGCAGAACACCGTCAACACCATACGCGCGACGCAgcagacggaggaggagaagacgCGCAATCAGCACGCCAGGGAGATGGAGGCTAGCCGAAGGGACGCGCAGGCCGCCTGGCGgctcgccaaggagctcgagcagcgGGTGCTGCAGCAGGCGCAGCTCTTCGCGAACAACAGGGCGTCGCTGTCCAGCGCGatgaacgacgcgaggaagATCATGGCCGACGTGGCTCCCAACTCGCCGTTAATCGCCGGCAGACCAGTCGCGAGCAAGGACAGGATGGAGGCGCTCCAGGCGCAgctcgcctcgacgacgctgGAGCGGGACGCGCTCAAACGAGAGGTCGTGGCGCAGCGGACGCCCACGGTCGTGGAGGCgcagcccgcggcgatcgccgcggcgccggcggttcgacccaacgccgcggcggctgcggtgacggcgacggcggtacGGAAATTCCAAAAAGCCGGTCAGTCGTAG
- a CDS encoding predicted protein: MPYRLELEDDNGDVIKTYTVGRKDCTVTIPDDATMSRLHADLVVKALPPDAVPDPGVRPQVLVRDHSKYGTKIEGSRLDKGAAETDVASRIPCKITFGVRIDNDTKRRCPTTVRLAYQPIALYLPVDFDESFDDIARDCAAAGVHLIRGIDAGCTHLLIPDPSNDGGGVPAPFGPQLARRFSRGGVKPVTMKFLEAIRARRDPAAPMPDPDSDAFAVPRDVVMAVLGGAEGGAEGGDEGGDDDATTDGEAAEDSGDEAEVVPRVGGSFGGSLIGGVRPPGGAGWAAAGVSAGVSAAAAAKAAAAEAARRAARDHRPGEGGDSPGGRDEPPRFVADIDRDDAVPTAPIDFHTEGKATVVFESIPSPRRARTTPGDATRGGVPNFKRFRKQAAPGRVGRSSASAVGDGRHRRSAAPVVRYADETYDALHQWEDGDVAAMHERLRREAAAADDMFDREGDGGGAGAGRAKSKAKPRAKAAARR; encoded by the exons ATGCCGTATCGgctggagctcgaggacgacaaCGGCGATGTCATCAAGAC GTACACCGTCGGTCGCAAGGACTGCACGGTCACGATCCCGGACGATGCCACGATGTCCCGCCTGCacgccgacctcgtcgtcaaGGCACTCCCGCCGGACGCCGTGCCCGATCCCGGCGTCAGGCCCCAGGTGCTGGTCCGCGACCACTCCAAGTACGGGACGAAGATCGAGGGCTCAAGGCTGGACaaaggcgcggcggagacggacgtcgcctcgcgcatCCCCTGCAAGATCACCTTCGGCGTTCGCATCGACAACGACACCAAGCGCCGGTGCCCCACGACGGTCAGACTCGCGTACCAGCCCATCGCGCTCTACCTCCCCGTGGACTTTGACGAATCCTtcgacgacatcgcgcgagactgcgccgccgccggggtccaCCTGATCCGGGGTATCGACGCCGGATGCACGCACCTCCTCATACCCGACCCGTccaacgacggcggcggcgtccccgcgccgttcggACCACAGCTGGCGCGCAGGTTctcgcggggcggcgtcAAGCCCGTGACGATGAAGTTTCTCGAAGCCattcgagcgcggcgcgacccggcggcgccgatgcccgACCCGGACTCGGACGCCTTCGCGGTGCCGAGGGACGTGGTGATGGCCGTGctggggggtgccgaggggggtgccgaggggggtgacGAGgggggtgacgacgacgcgacgacagacggcgaggctgcggaggacAGTGGCGACGAAGCGGAGGTTGTTCCGCGCGTCGGAGGTTCTTTCGGAGGTTCTTTGATCGGCGGGGTTCGGCCCCCCGGTGGAGCCGGctgggccgcggcgggggtgagcgcgggtgtctccgccgccgccgccgccaaggctgccgccgcggaggctgcgaggcgagccgcgagggaccATCGCCCGGGCGaaggcggtgactcaccgggcggcaGGGACGAGCCTCCGAGGTTCGTCGCCGAcatcgaccgcgacgacgccgtgccgacggcgccgatcgaTTTTCACACCGAGGGTAAGGCAACCGTCGTGTTCGAGTCGAtcccgtcgccccgtcgtgcgcgaacgacgcccggagacgcgacccgcggcggagttcCAAACTTTAAGCGTTTCCGCAAACAGGCGGCTCCGGGTCGAGTCGgccggtcgtcggcgtcggcggtcggtgacggccgccaccgccgctccgccgcgccggtggtaCGATACGCGGACGAGACGTACGACGCGTTGCATCAGTGGGAAGACGGGGATGTGGCGGCGATGCACGAGAGGCTgaggcgggaggcggcggcggcggatgacaTGTTCGaccgcgagggagacggcgggggcgcgggggcgggacgggcCAAATCGAAGGCCAAGCCCCGCGCgaaagccgccgccaggcGATAG
- a CDS encoding Multidrug/Oligosaccharidyl-lipid/Polysaccharide flippase (multidrug efflux), protein MEAVARAAQGANLLSPAARAGGGSMWRSQPRLARAAVPRVGSAPWIARAGSRGRRELKLPPASTAGRVRATAVRASVSSSSSSSPGSQGPNGDDKLEPTLGLGKKGRMAKMVDMSQSEGDEGLQGVQVFLVEFGLIAMGVVDTLMVGHVGESALAAACLGGTTTWLVMITAIGLLGALDPLTSQAFGAEDDDAVKRHLRSGLYAAAALSAGCTLIMCMAVAPLYALCGQPVALAAAAAHYCHIEAWGILPVLLFQAIRLSLMGTNVFAPLVSAIMIANATNAALNQVLINGVSVAGITIPALGLTGAAWATVTSRWILLILTCAFAAKELRDREAFKSARESIGSACERACGIVKRSAPIGSQMLMEFGAFMAIGLIAGRCGMTQAAGHAIVQCLTDMSYVLPLGIGALGSIKVGQGVGGGDGREAQRAARTSMLNGVYGVAINAFIYVVFGKQICWWFTSDPAVHAVAVSILPVVAAYQAADGLRVVSAGCLRGVGRLDAALVSDVVGFWILGIPIGYYLALPMGMNAMGIWLGFAFGVIAVMTPISWKAWNVGSRPEKLLDATA, encoded by the coding sequence ATGGAagcggtggcgagggcggcgcaaGGGGCGAACCTGCtatcgcccgcggcgcgcgcggggggcgggtcGATGTGGCGGTCGCAACCGCGAttggcccgcgcggcggtgcctcGAGTCGGGAGCGCGCcgtggatcgcgcgcgcggggtcgcgcgggaggcgggaGCTCAAACTCCCGccagcctccaccgccggTCGTGTtcgcgcgaccgccgtccgcgcctccgtctcgtcgtcgtcgtcgtcgtcgcccggaTCGCAAGGCCcaaacggcgacgacaagCTCGAGCCCACGCTGGGGCTGGGGAAGAAGGGGCGCATGGCCAAGATGGTGGACATGTCGCAGAGCGAGGGAGACGAGGGGCTGCAGGGCGTCCAGGTGTTCCTGGTCGAGTTCGGGCTCATCGCGATGGGGGTCGTGGACACGCTCATGGTGGGCCACGTCGGGgagtccgcgctcgccgccgcgtgcctcGGGGGTACCACGACGTGGCTGGTCATGATCACCGCCatcggcctcctcggcgcgctggacCCGCTCACGTCCCAGGCGTTCGGagccgaggatgacgacgcggtcaAGAGGCACCTCCGATCGGGActgtacgcggcggcggcgctgagcgcgGGATGCACGCTGATCATGTGCatggccgtcgcgccgctctACGCGCTCTGCGGGCAGccggtcgcgctcgcggcggcggcggcgcactaCTGCCACATCGAGGCGTGGGGCATCCTCCCGGTGCTCCTCTTCCAGGCGATCCGCCTGAGTCTCATGGGCACCAACGTCTTCGCGCCGCTGGTCTCCGCGATCATGATCGCcaacgcgacgaacgcggcgctcaaccAGGTCCTCATCAACGGCGTGTCGGTCGCCGGGATCACCATCCCCGCGTTGGGCctgaccggcgcggcgtgggcgacggTCACGAGCCGATGgatcctcctcatcctcacgtgcgcgttcgccgcgaaggaACTTCGCGACCGGGAAGCTTTCAAATCGGCGCGTGAATCGATCGGCAGCGCGTGCGAGCGGGCGTGCGGGATCGTCAAGAGGAGTGCACCCATCGGGTCCCAGATGCTCATGGAGTTTGGGGCGTTCATGGCCATCGGGCTCATCGCCGGTCGGTGCGGCATGACGCAGGCGGCGGGGCACGCAATCGTGCAGTGCCTCACGGATATGTCGTACGTGCTGCCGCTGGGGATCGGCGCGCTGGGGTCGATCAAGGTGGGACAGGGCGtggggggcggggacgggcgggaggcgcagcgcgcggcgcggacgagcaTGCTCAACGGCGTCTACGGCGTCGCCATCAACGCGTTCATCTACGTCGTATTCGGGAAACAAATCTGTTGGTGGTTCACGTCGGACCCGGCGGTGCACGCCGTGGCGGTGAGCATCCTgccggtcgtcgccgcgtaccaggcggcggacgggttGAGGGTGGTGAGCGCGGGGTGCCTGCGCGGGGTTGGGcgtctcgacgccgcgctcgtcagcGACGTGGTCGGGTTCTGGATCCTCGGGATTCCAATCGGATACTACCTCGCGCTGCCGATGGGCATGAACGCCATGGGGATATGGCTGGGGTTCGCGTTTGGGGTGATCGCGGTGATGACGCCGATATCGTGGAAGGCCTGGAACGTAGGGAGCAGGCCGGAGAAGCTGctggacgccaccgcgtga
- a CDS encoding predicted protein, with protein sequence MYEVGRAVGKGGYAVVYKGTRRDDGTRVAIKQVDLHEMSERKRLRCLREVQLLGNLRHPGIVEMYDSFLDDEKLCIVFEWAAGGDLKRLLRKHLAAGALLDEGTVWRTFRQIAAAVAHMHERRVMHRDIKPANVLVTANGRCKVADLGLGRQFGSNTVAVDSKVGTPYYVSPEVVKGEPYDWSSDVWSLGCLLYELATLRSPFEMEGANLYAVFQRISTNSWAPLPSHRFSPPLVELVRQMMDPNPRDRPSAREV encoded by the coding sequence ATGTACGAGGTCGGGCGGGCGGTGGGCAAGGGCGGATACGCCGTGGTGTACAAGGGCACTCGACGAGACGACGGCACGCGGGTGGCCATCAAGCAGGTGGACCTGCACGAGATGAGCGAGCGGAAGCGCCTGCGGTGCCTTCGCGAGGTGCAGCTCCTCGGCAACCTGCGGCACCCGGGCATCGTGGAGATGTACGATTcgttcctcgacgacgagaagctCTGCATCGTCTTCGAGTgggccgcgggcggcgacctcaagcgcctcctccgcaagcatctcgccgcgggcgccctgCTCGACGAGGGAACCGTCTGGAGAACCTTCCGGcaaatcgccgccgccgtcgcgcacatgcacgagcgccgcgtcatGCACCGCGACATCAAACCCGCGAAcgtcctcgtcaccgcgaACGGCCGGTGCAAGGTGGCggacctcggcctcggcagGCAGTTCGGCTCCAACACCGTAGCCGTCGACTCGAAAGTCGGCACGCCCTACTACGTGTCGCCCGAGGTGGTCAAGGGCGAGCCTTACGACTGGAGCAGCGACGTGTGGAGCCTCGGGTGTTTGCTGTACGAGCTCGCCACCCTACGGTCGCCGTTCGAGATGGAGGGCGCGAACCTCTACGCCGTGTTCCAGCGCATCAGCACGAATTCGTGGgcgccgctcccgtcgcACCGGTTCtccccgccgctcgtggAGCTGGTCCGTCAGATGATGGACCCGAACCCGCGTGAccgtccgtcggcgcgggaggtA
- a CDS encoding predicted protein, with translation MKLLGRRGLSLESAIHDIEAREEDHEDHEEDHEQDHEQDQEEEEDHEDDEDEEEENKDDDEEVGGDGFIDAALLEAGESLAEEKTGSSGDGARERRRRRRRRRPRLSRPDGDRKPPPLSALRSEALAPPTAGDARRHAVARDFLRECASLGVDVRYMCERELVRGGGWAATECLLALTLAATTRLDVRPRRCEARAPEGPPGGVPCETIDPPPEEIEEETGWDAGGEGRVGDGSDDDDEFHRDLGFSSPGGGGLDETRAPIEPSVDPRAWRAEAERLAPELVRVGHAARRDWTSRLDAARLAASNFANFANFAELGALVQSMRRDLRDIDAYESRLLERLDAARGAHPADPVRREEETREETVDGTGKRGGVVEEYAASVRAARESSARRRESLAAIESAIRSTRVAEEEARGRERVGAARCREMRRTMEAMRLEMREMDTRVEVARSRVAWARRTRR, from the coding sequence ATGAAGCTGTTGGGGCGCAGGGGTCTATCGCTGGAGTCGGCGATTCACGAcatcgaggcgcgcgaggaggatcACGAGGATCACGAGGAGGATCACGAGCAGGATCACGAGCAGGAtcaagaggaggaggaggatcacgaggacgatgaggacgaggaagaagagaacaaggacgacgacgaggaggtcggcGGGGATGGgttcatcgacgcggcgctgctcgaggctggcgagTCACTCGCGGAGGAAAAGACGGGAAgttccggcgacggcgcgcgcgagcgtcgtcgtcgtcggcggcggcgtcggccgagGTTGAGTCgacccgacggcgaccgaaagcccccgccgctctccgcgctgcggtccgaggcgctcgcgccgcccaccgcgggggacgcgcggaggcacgccgtcgcgcgcgacttCCTCCGCGAGtgcgcctccctcggcgtcgacgttcgGTACATGTGCGAacgcgagctcgtgcgcggcggaggctgggcCGCGACGGAGTGCCTCCTCGCGttgacgctcgcggcgacgacgcgactgGACGTTCGCCCGAGGCGGTGCgaagcgcgggcgccggagGGGCCGCCGGGGGGTGTTCCGTGCGAGACGATCGATCCACCGCCCGAGGAGATTGAGGAAGAAACCGGAtgggacgccggcggcgagggccgggtcggcgacggctccgacgacgacgacgaattTCATCGCGATTTGGGCTTTTCttcgccgggcggcggcggcctcgacgagacgcgcgcgcccatcGAACCCtccgtcgacccgcgcgcgtggcgcgcggaggctgagcgcctcgccccggAGCTCGTCCGGGTGGGccacgcggcgcgacgcgattggacgtcgaggctggacgccgcgcgtttGGCCGCTTCGAACTTTGCGAACTTTGCGAACTTTGCCGAACTGGGCGCCCTCGTCCAATCGATGCGCCGCGACCTCCGGGACATCGACGCGTACGAGTCGCGTttgctcgagcgcctcgacgccgctcgcggcgctcacccgGCCGACCcggtgcgacgcgaggaggagacgcgcgaAGAGACGGTGGACGGGACGGGGAagcggggcggcgtcgtcgaagagtacgccgcgtcggtgcgagccgcgcgagaaTCGTcggctcgacgtcgcgagtccctcgccgcgatcgagaGCGCGATTcgttcgacgcgcgtcgccgaggaggaggcgcgtgggcgcgagcgcgtcggggcggcgaggtgtcGCGAGATGAGGCGGACGATGGAGGCGATGCGTTTGGAGATGAGGGAGATGGATACTCGCGTCGAGGTGGCGCGGTCGCGAGTCGCGtgggcgaggcggacgagacgCTGA
- a CDS encoding predicted protein: MHGAIARVAGPTPSPLAARSRASNRRRSPRVAPSRAKDASRDAEDISKAMENARACEKSGLSPGAGLADADAQAEAAFADMINTTVDVTGEALDSEELSQLSRGGKMDEESKSKKSGGILGDVRDLFGALSKGAHIVKQKGGRV; the protein is encoded by the coding sequence atgcacggcgcgatcgcgcgcgtcgccggtcccacgccgtcgccgctcgccgctcgctcgAGGGCCTcgaaccgtcgccgctcgccgcgcgttgcGCCGTCGAGGGCCAAGgatgcgtcgcgcgacgcggaggacatCTCCAAGGCGATGGAGAACGCGAGGGCGTGCGAGAAGAGCGGACTGagcccgggcgcggggctggccgacgcggacgcccaggccgaggcggcgttcgcggacaTGATCAACACCACGGTGGACGTGACGGGGGAGGCGCTGGACTCCGAGGAGCTCTCGCAGTTGTCGCGCGGGGGCAAGATGGACGAGGAGAGCAAATCGAAAAAGAGCGGAGGGATCCTCGGAGACGTGCGCGATCTCTTCGGAGCGCTCAGCAAGGGCGCGCACATAGTCAAGCAGAAGGGCGGTCGCGTGTGA
- a CDS encoding hypothetical protein (putative uncharacterized), giving the protein MAFGELEPTASVPAARKPLAETLGAIAQTLWGLRRGAVMLAFALGLALVDAGPALAGRGGRSGGRMGGSSFRSTSARSMGGGGMGGLGGGSRAGSMGAGAAGAGAAGAQRQPMGMGGPRFLFMPSFGPFGYGMGMGYGAGPMYVAGSVLRLLLNVWLMFMVYQFLFGGRRNGNGGDAAY; this is encoded by the coding sequence ATGGCGTTCGGCGAGCTGGAACCCACCGCCTCCGTCCCGGCCGCGCGGAAGCCCCTCGCGGAGAccctcggcgccatcgcgcagACCCTCTGGGGCTTGAGAAGGGGCGCGGTCatgctcgcgttcgcgctcggcctcgcgctcgtggacgcgggtcccgcgctcgcgggccgTGGCGGACGCTCCGGCGGGCGCATGGGAGGGTCCAGCTTCCGATCCACCTCCGCGAGATCCatgggaggcggcgggatgGGCGGGTTGGGCGGGGGCTCGAGGGCCGGCTcgatgggcgcgggtgccgcgggcgcgggagccgcgggcgctCAGCGTCAGCCGATGGGTATGGGCGGTCCCAGGTTCCTGTTCATGCCGTCCTTCGGCCCCTTCGGCTACGGCATGGGCATGGGCTACGGCGCGGGCCCGATGTACGTCGCGGGTTCGGTGCTGCGGCTGCTGCTCAACGTGTGGCTCATGTTCATGGTCTATCAGTTCCTCTTCGGCGGGCGAAGGaacgggaacggcggcgacgcggcgtactga
- a CDS encoding predicted protein, with the protein MYGKIDGLLDSLTKLTGVKNWTNVLAETEEVTRSVEPLLQQYDRSKTLQLCEITEAEALAMFKLYYDSTFVCQYAKASAPFGCESSTQLPISQCFSLAYANSLLLYTVFSAMCVKIFFAAKKEEPEETAAKGTVNNERMFQENKV; encoded by the coding sequence ATGTACGGCAAAATCGATGGTCTCCTGGACTCGCTCACGAAACTTACCGGCGTGAAGAATTGGACGAATGTCTTGGCAGAAACAGAAGAGGTTACTCGATCCGTGGAACCACTTCTCCAGCAATACGACCGAAGCAAAACCCTCCAGTTATGCGAGATCACCGAAGCCGAAGCCTTGGCCATGTTCAAGCTCTACTACGACAGCACGTTCGTCTGCCAGTACGCCAAGGCAAGCGCACCTTTTGGTTGCGAGTCTTCAACCCAGCTTCCCATCAGCCAGTGCTTCTCCCTGGCGTACGCCAACTCCCTTTTGCTGTACACCGTGTTCAGCGCGATGTGCGTCAAGATTTTCttcgccgccaagaaggaggaacCCGAGGAAACCGCCGCAAAGGGAACCGTCAACAACGAGCGCATGTTCCAGGAGAACAAAGTGTGA